From one Cupriavidus sp. P-10 genomic stretch:
- a CDS encoding SDR family NAD(P)-dependent oxidoreductase, protein MAANPRQQAAVITGAGSGIGRALAHALAAQGYALALADIDADALEATRAALAGQGAIAIAIPTDVADARQMEHLCAEAFLRLGRVDLLVNNAGVLATGRCWELAPEVFERVLRINLWSVLHALRCFVPRMAAQGSGHIVNVASMAGLAVGPWLAPYTLSKQGVVALSEGLALELQAAGLPIQVSVVCPGPVATGIAADLDGAGSQEVNQMNGALRSGIAAGMTPDEVAHVILDGVAAGRFWILPHEQAAQAALARAQGIAAGSQPVFAL, encoded by the coding sequence ATGGCGGCAAACCCGCGGCAGCAGGCCGCAGTGATCACCGGTGCGGGCAGCGGCATCGGCCGCGCGCTGGCACACGCGTTGGCGGCGCAAGGCTACGCGCTGGCGCTCGCCGATATCGACGCCGATGCACTGGAAGCGACGCGCGCGGCGCTTGCCGGCCAGGGGGCCATCGCAATTGCCATCCCGACCGACGTCGCCGACGCGCGCCAGATGGAGCACTTGTGCGCGGAAGCCTTCCTGCGCCTGGGCCGCGTCGACCTGCTGGTCAACAACGCCGGCGTGCTGGCCACCGGGCGCTGCTGGGAGCTGGCGCCGGAAGTATTCGAGCGCGTGCTGCGCATCAACCTGTGGAGCGTGCTGCACGCGCTGCGCTGCTTCGTGCCGCGCATGGCGGCGCAGGGCTCGGGCCATATCGTCAACGTGGCGTCGATGGCGGGCCTCGCGGTCGGCCCCTGGCTGGCGCCCTACACGCTGTCCAAGCAGGGCGTGGTAGCGCTCAGCGAAGGCCTCGCGCTGGAGCTGCAGGCGGCCGGCCTGCCGATCCAGGTGTCGGTGGTCTGCCCCGGCCCGGTCGCCACCGGCATCGCGGCGGACCTGGATGGCGCCGGCTCGCAGGAGGTGAACCAGATGAACGGCGCGCTGCGCAGCGGCATTGCCGCCGGCATGACGCCGGACGAGGTCGCGCACGTGATCCTCGATGGCGTGGCGGCCGGCCGCTTCTGGATCCTGCCGCACGAGCAGGCCGCGCAGGCCGCGCTGGCGCGCGCGCAAGGCATTGCCGCCGGCAGCCAGCCGGTGTTCGCGCTCTGA
- a CDS encoding helix-turn-helix transcriptional regulator: protein MLMEASHNQAAAHLFAQTTVSLSDFSALLGNIYQGPMEQVPWGKALEQIRRQLDANYVTLILRSPATDRRGLMINASEHGGSTLPGETSYNNYYYALDPFIGLPSDRVVTIDEHLGPGVWCQSEIYLQFLKDIGIRYILGADLRTDDGVECRFRVCRKHDGRDFSAADKALCTALLPHLKRAVDLHSRLDVVESERTVYASAIDRMLVGMVILDESGAIIKTNAAADEILGAKDGMRIAKGGLDVEYGQENRKFQRSLRQAMMGHLGTAPALMEAMSITRPSGSARLGVLIRTIPLSEWSEDNRKRPACVVFIRDPERRSQASHDVVRQLFDLTPAETQLALQLANGLTLDEAADELGISKNTARAHLRAIFSKTGVTRQATLVRMLLSSVISLG from the coding sequence ATGCTGATGGAGGCGAGCCACAACCAGGCAGCCGCGCACCTGTTCGCGCAGACGACGGTGTCGCTGTCTGACTTCAGCGCGTTGCTGGGCAATATCTACCAGGGACCGATGGAACAGGTGCCGTGGGGCAAGGCGCTGGAGCAGATCCGCAGGCAGCTCGACGCCAACTACGTCACGCTGATCCTACGCTCGCCTGCCACGGACCGGCGCGGGCTCATGATCAATGCCTCGGAGCACGGTGGTTCGACGCTACCGGGCGAGACTTCCTACAACAACTACTACTACGCGCTCGATCCTTTCATCGGCCTGCCGTCGGACCGCGTGGTGACCATCGACGAGCATCTCGGGCCGGGCGTCTGGTGCCAGAGCGAAATCTACCTGCAGTTCCTCAAGGACATCGGCATCCGCTACATCCTGGGCGCGGACCTGCGTACCGACGATGGCGTGGAATGCCGCTTCCGTGTCTGCCGCAAGCATGACGGCCGCGACTTCTCGGCCGCCGACAAGGCGCTGTGCACCGCGCTGCTGCCGCACCTGAAGCGCGCGGTGGACCTGCACTCGCGCCTCGACGTGGTGGAGTCGGAGCGCACTGTCTATGCCAGCGCCATCGACCGCATGCTGGTCGGCATGGTGATCCTCGACGAGTCCGGCGCCATCATCAAGACCAACGCCGCCGCCGACGAGATCCTGGGCGCCAAGGACGGCATGCGGATCGCCAAGGGCGGGCTGGACGTGGAATACGGCCAGGAGAACCGCAAGTTCCAGCGGTCGCTGCGCCAGGCGATGATGGGGCACCTGGGCACCGCGCCGGCGCTGATGGAAGCGATGTCGATCACGCGTCCGTCCGGCAGCGCCAGGCTGGGCGTGCTGATCCGCACCATCCCGCTCAGCGAGTGGTCGGAGGACAACCGCAAGCGCCCGGCCTGTGTGGTCTTCATCCGCGATCCCGAACGGCGCTCGCAGGCCTCGCACGATGTGGTGCGCCAGCTGTTCGACCTCACGCCCGCGGAGACGCAGCTGGCGCTGCAACTCGCCAACGGCCTCACGCTCGATGAAGCCGCGGACGAACTGGGCATCAGCAAGAACACGGCACGCGCGCACCTGCGCGCGATCTTCTCCAAGACCGGCGTGACCCGGCAGGCCACGCTGGTGCGCATGCTGCTGAGCAGCGTGATTTCTCTGGGCTAA
- a CDS encoding VOC family protein, with protein MQARLLLYPVANLDAALPFFTEGLGLAVKFRDGDRYCALDAGALTLALVAGEERLVDQPVLAFKVDEGEEIAAAIARLVDAGAAVTLPAAQGPHETRAVLQTPQGFALVLSAKP; from the coding sequence ATGCAAGCCAGACTGCTGCTTTACCCCGTTGCAAACCTCGACGCCGCGCTGCCGTTCTTCACGGAAGGACTCGGACTGGCCGTGAAGTTTCGCGATGGCGACCGCTATTGCGCGCTGGATGCGGGCGCACTCACGCTGGCGCTGGTGGCCGGCGAAGAACGGCTGGTGGACCAGCCCGTGCTCGCGTTCAAGGTGGATGAGGGTGAGGAGATTGCCGCGGCGATCGCGCGGCTGGTGGATGCGGGTGCCGCCGTGACGCTGCCCGCGGCGCAGGGCCCGCATGAAACCCGCGCGGTACTGCAGACTCCGCAGGGCTTTGCGCTGGTGCTCAGCGCAAAGCCCTGA
- a CDS encoding LLM class flavin-dependent oxidoreductase — protein sequence MRFSLIYEAQTVDASRAGDHKVFDEIMEQVVLAEDMGFDVVWAVEHTALTNYAHMSAPETFLAFVAGRTQRIGIGHGVVCLPPAMNHPVKVAERIATLDILSGGRVHFGVGKGGTQQEAGTFGYDLNSLHPMIDESMYLIPKIMTQDEIEHDGEFIKIPRRPIHPKPRQDPHPLMYLACTNADTLQRAGARGMGALVLGFGGPEDVARKNEIYRTAWECRKPEDQVGFRPHQHLAALCPTIVLEDGLAARKIGIKGQRYFMESLSYWYAGGERPDPAAWDDEHVTATDAQGKAVINTKFASEKVSVDFSDPSMMMLNPNHAYGTVEDCIGYVQRLIDTGADEILFICQMGTVPQWAQLETIRNIGEHVIPHFRQQGRKLRALA from the coding sequence ATGCGTTTTTCGCTGATCTATGAAGCACAGACCGTCGATGCCTCGCGCGCCGGTGACCACAAGGTGTTCGATGAAATCATGGAACAGGTGGTGCTGGCCGAGGACATGGGCTTCGACGTGGTCTGGGCGGTCGAGCACACCGCGCTGACCAACTACGCGCACATGAGCGCGCCGGAGACGTTCCTCGCTTTCGTTGCCGGGCGCACGCAGCGCATCGGCATCGGCCACGGCGTGGTGTGCCTGCCGCCGGCGATGAACCACCCGGTCAAGGTGGCCGAGCGCATCGCCACGCTCGACATCCTGTCCGGCGGCCGCGTTCACTTCGGCGTGGGCAAGGGCGGCACGCAGCAGGAAGCGGGCACCTTTGGCTACGACCTGAACAGCCTGCACCCGATGATCGACGAGTCGATGTACCTGATCCCCAAGATCATGACGCAGGACGAGATCGAGCACGATGGCGAGTTCATCAAGATCCCGCGCCGCCCGATCCACCCCAAGCCGCGCCAGGATCCGCATCCGCTGATGTACCTGGCCTGCACCAATGCCGACACGCTGCAACGCGCCGGCGCGCGCGGCATGGGTGCGCTGGTGCTCGGCTTCGGCGGCCCGGAGGATGTGGCCAGGAAGAACGAGATCTATCGCACCGCGTGGGAGTGCCGCAAGCCGGAGGACCAGGTCGGCTTCCGCCCGCACCAGCACCTCGCCGCGCTGTGCCCGACCATCGTGCTGGAGGATGGACTGGCAGCGCGCAAGATCGGCATCAAGGGCCAGCGCTATTTCATGGAGTCGCTGTCGTACTGGTATGCCGGCGGCGAGCGCCCGGATCCGGCTGCCTGGGACGACGAGCATGTCACCGCGACGGACGCGCAGGGCAAGGCTGTCATCAACACGAAGTTTGCTTCCGAGAAGGTCTCGGTGGACTTCAGCGACCCGTCGATGATGATGCTGAACCCCAATCACGCCTACGGCACGGTGGAGGACTGCATCGGCTACGTGCAGCGCCTGATCGATACCGGCGCCGATGAAATCCTGTTCATCTGCCAGATGGGCACGGTGCCGCAGTGGGCGCAGCTCGAGACCATCCGCAATATCGGCGAGCACGTGATCCCGCATTTCCGCCAGCAGGGCCGCAAGCTGCGCGCGCTGGCGTGA